A genomic region of Equus caballus isolate H_3958 breed thoroughbred chromosome 1, TB-T2T, whole genome shotgun sequence contains the following coding sequences:
- the ANG gene encoding angiogenin isoform X1, with protein sequence MAMSLCPLLLVFVLGLGLTPPSLAQDDSRYRQFLTKHYDANPRGRNDRYCESMMVRRHLTTPCKDTNTFIHGSKSSIKAICGNKNGNPYGETLRISKTRFQVTTCKHAGGSPRPPCRYRATPGFRSIVIACENGLPVHFDESFFRP encoded by the coding sequence ATGGCGATGAGCCTGTGCCCCCTGTTGTTGGTCTTCGTGCTGGGTCTGGGTCTGACCCCACCATCCCTGGCTCAGGATGATTCCAGGTACAGACAGTTCCTGACCAAGCACTATGATGCCAATCCAAGGGGCCGGAATGACAGATACTGTGAAAGCATGATGGTGAGACGACACCTGACCACACCCTGCAAAGACACCAACACTTTTATTCATGGCAGCAAGAGCAGCATCAAGGCCATCTGTGGAAATAAGAATGGAAACCCTTACGGAGAAACTTTAAGAATAAGCAAGACTCGTTTCCAGGTCACCACTTGCAAGCATGCAGGAGGGTCCCCCCGGCCTCCATGCCGATACAGAGCCACACCAGGGTTCAGAAGCATTGTCATTGCCTGTGAAAACGGCTTGCCTGTCCACTTTGATGAGTCCTTTTTCCGTCCATAA
- the RNASE4 gene encoding ribonuclease 4, translated as MALQRTLSLLLLLLLTMLGLVLIQPSYGQDRMYQRFLRQHVDPEVTVGSDAYCNLMMQRRKMTSYQCKRFNTFIHEDIWNIRSICSTTSIQCKNGKMNCHEGVVKVTDCRETGSSRAPNCRYRAMTSTRRVVVACEGNPEVPVHFDR; from the coding sequence ATGGCTCTCCAGAGGACCTTGTCGTTGCTTCTGCTCTTGCTGCTGACCATGCTGGGGCTGGTGCTGATACAGCCCTCCTACGGCCAGGATCGCATGTACCAACGATTCCTGCGGCAACACGTTGACCCTGAGGTGACAGTTGGCAGTGATGCCTACTGCAACTTGATGATGCAAAGACGGAAGATGACTTCCTACCAGTGCAAGCGCTTCAACACCTTCATCCATGAAGACATCTGGAACATTCGTAGTATCTGCAGCACCACCAGTATCCAGTGCAAGAACGGCAAGATGAACTGCCATGAGGGTGTAGTGAAGGTCACAGACTGCAGGGAGACAGGAAGCTCCAGGGCCCCCAACTGCAGATATCGGGCCATGACCAGCACTAGACGTGTTGTCGTTGCCTGCGAGGGTAACCCGGAGGTACCTGTGCACTTTGATAGATAG